The Polaribacter sp. MED152 region AAGGAAAAGAAGGCAACATTAGCATTGAAGGAGAAGAAAACTTAATACCCTATATACAAACAGAAGTAAAAAGAGGTACACTACAAATTAAATTTGATAAAAATATTAATGTTAGAACAACAAGAAGATTAACTGTTACTGTAACTTATGATGATATAGAAATGGTTTCTTTAGGTGGTTCAGGTAATATTAAAAGCAAAGGAACTATTAAAACCAATGAATTTAAAGTTTCTATAGGTGGCTCAGGTAATATTTCTTTAGATATTGAAGCAGATGAAATAAGCTCTAACATTGGTGGCTCAGGTAATATTAAATTATCTGGCTATGCAAATGAATTAAATTGCTCTATTGCAGGTTCTGGAAGCATAAAAGCCTATGAGTTAAAAGTTGATGTTTTAAATGCCTCTATTGCAGGTTCTGGAAGTATAACTACTACAGTTGCGAATAAAATTAAAGCAAATGTGGTTGGTTCAGGAAGTATTTATTACAAAGGTAACCCTTCTGATATTAGTAAAAAATCTGTAGGTTCTGGAAGTGTAATTAACAGAAATTAATTATTTGAAATTAAATAAAAAAGCAGTCATTTTCATGACTGCTTTTTTTATATATGGAATTAATACTATTTAATAATTTCTGTATTTCTTAGTTTCTTCAAAAACGTTCTCTAAAATTCTCTGTTCTACAGCATCAAAAGTTAAATTTCTACGCTTCATCACAACATCTGCTACTTCAAAAACTTTGTTGGTTTTGTATTCTGTAAATCCAGATGCTCCTCCCCAACTAAAACTTGGCACAAAATTTCTTGGAAAACCACTTCCAAAAATATTAGAAGAAACACCAATTACTGTACCTGTATTAAACATGGTATTTATTCCGCATTTCGAATGATCTCCCATCATTAAACCACAAAATTGTAATCCAGTTTTAGCAAATCTACCTGTTTCATAATCCCATAATTTTACTTCTGCATAATTATTTTTAAGATTAGAATTGTTTGTATCTGCACCTAAATTACACCATTCACCTAAAACCGAATTTCCTAAAAACCCATCATGACCTTTATTTGAATATCCCATTAAAACTGAGTTATTCACTTCACCACCAACTTTACAATAAGGGCCAAGTGTTGTTGCTCCGTAAATCTTAGCCGATAATTTTAAAACCGAATTTTCGCACATAGCTAAAGCACCTCTCACTACACAGCCCTCCATTATTTCAGCATTTTTACCAATGTAAATTGGACCATTTGTAGCATTTAATGTAGCAAAAGTCAATTTTGCTCCTTCTTCTATAAAAATGTTTTCTTTGTTGATATATTGAACACCTTCTGGAATTGGTTGAGATGTTCTATCTTTTGTAACAAGCTCAAAATCTTGGGCTATTGCTTTATCATTTAGCGAGAAGATATCCCAAGTATTCTTAATTTGTAAAACATCTTCATTAAAATCAATTTGCTTATAATCATTAAAATCAACTTCTTCTTGTTTATCTGAAGTATGAAACGCAATTACATCATCTCCTTTAAAAATAGCTTCGTTTTTACCAAGATTTTGAATTTGATTTACCAAACTTTCTGTTGGACAAAAAGAGGCGTTAATCAAAATGTTTTCCTCTAACTCAACCATTGGGTATTTTTCTTCTAAATACTCTTCTGTAATAGTGGTAGTTGTTAAGCCTAAGTATTTTTCCCATTTTTCTCTAATGGTTAAAATACCAATTCTTAAATCTGCCACTGGTTTCGTAAAGGTAAATGGTAGTAAAGCATTTCTTACACTACCATCGAATAAGATGTAATTCATTTTTTTGGTTTTAAAGCATCACAAATTTACTTTAATTAAGGCATATAAAAAACCGATTGCAAAAATACAATCGGTTCATTCCTTAAATTAAGTTTTTTTTACTGCTTGATAAATTTTTGAGTACCAATTTTATTATCAGCGATTACTTTAAGAATATAAATACCTGTTGCTAAATCTCTAACATTAATAGTTTTAGAATTGGCATCTAAATTTTGAGTATATGCTAATTTCCCAATTTGATCATAGAATTCAACAGTCACTTTTTCTGATATTTCTGGTAATTCAATATTTAAAATATCAGTTGCTGGGTTTGGATACATTGCAAAATCAATTCTTTGAGCATCTGAAATGCTTAAAGAGGCTGCTTGTGTATTAACTAATACAACTTGATCATTACCACTAAATGAACCTTGACCAGCACTTGCATTTACAGCAGAGTAAAATGTTACAGCTCCTAAATCTGTAGAAGGAGATCTCCAAGTAAAAGACCAATCTCCAGAACTTGAAGGTGTAGAATGTGTTATGGAAGCTCCACTATTAATAATTCTTGAACCTGAACCTGCTGTAAAAGCGCCAATTTTAGTATCAGAACTATTTTCTGCTGTTAATTGAAAACCAACAGAACTTGAGCTAGATGTTGTATTTATAGTAATTGTATAGTCTGTATCTAAAGCATAACCAGCTGCTGGTATATTAGATGTAATGACCGCTGATGCATCTGTAACTGCTCCTGGATGACAGGTAACACAAGATGCTCCTCCATCTCCTGGAGAACCAGATCTGGCATCATTTCTTCCTCCTGAACTCGACATTAATAAAAATGCGGATACAGGAATTGCTAATAAAATAAATTTGAAAATGTAATTTTTATTCATAGTTGTAAATTTTAAGTTCTTGCTTGATTTTTTAAATTTAAGATAAATTAACTTATAAATTACTGATTAACAAACATAAATAAAGTGAGATGGGAAAATTTACCCCTAAAAAGGAAAAAACAGACTTAAAATTTAACCACAAATCTCAATTTTATAAAATACAAAAGAGTTGTACTTTTGATTTATGGCAGAACTAAAAAAAGAATTTAAGCAAATTGGCGAATCTCAAATAAACATAACTGAATTGATGTTACCATCACATTCTAACTTTAGTGGTAAAATTCATGGGGGTCATATTTTAAATTTAATGGATCAAATTGCATTTGCCTGCGCATCAAAACATTCAGGTAACTATTGTGTTACAGCTTCTGTTAATAAAGTAGACTTTTTGAATCCTATTGAGGTTGGTGAATTATTAACTATGAAAGCCTCTATAAACTTTACAGGCAGAACGTCTATGGTAGTTGGTGTACGCGTAATTTCTGAAAATATTAGAACAGGAGAAACTAAGCATTGCAACTCTTCTTACTTTACAATGGTTGCTAAAGATGATGAAGGAAAAAGTGTACCTGTGCCTGGCATAATTTTAACTACTAAAAAGGAAATAAGACGTTTTGCTAGGAGTATTATTAGACAACAAGAAGGTAGAAATAGAACCTCTAGATTCAATACAAAAACATTTAAAATTGATGATTATTTGCCATTGTTTGAAAACAGTAATTCAAAAATTGAATTAAAAAACAAATAAAAAAAGCTTAGAAATTAATCTAAGCTTTTTATAAAGTCAAATAATTACAGATTTAGAAATCTTGATTTACATCCCAAGCTTCTAAAGTTTCTTTTAATGTTTTAATAAACATACCACCAAGTGCACCGTTTACAACTCTGTGATCGTAAGAATGTGAGACAAACATTTTTTGTCTAATTCCAATAAAATCACCTTCTGGAGTTTCGATAACTGCAGGTACTTTACGAATTGCACCTAAAGCTAAAATAGCAACTTGCGGCTGATTAATAATTGGTGTACCCATTACAGAACCAAAACTACCTACATTAGTTACTGTATAAGTTCCTCCTTGAATTTCATCTGGTTTCAAAGCGTTGTTTCTCGCTCTATTTGCTAAATCATTTACAGATTTAGTCATGCCCACCAAATTCAATTGATCTGCGTTTTTAATTACGGGTACAATTAAATTTCCATCAGGTAAAGCAGCAGCCATACCTAAGTTTATATTTTTCTTTTTGATAATCTTATCACCATCAACAGCAATGTTTATCAAAGGATATTTTTTTATTGTAGAAGCAACAGCTTGCATTAAAATTGGTGTAAATGTTAACTTTTCACCTTCTCTTTTAAAATAAGCATCTTTTACCTTACTTCTCCACTTAACAATATTGGTAACATCAATTTCTATAAAAGATTGCACATGCGCAGAAGTTTGTACAGAATCTACCATATGTTTAGAAATAAGTTTACCCATTCTAGACATTTCGATAATTTCATCTTCTCCATTTACAGAAACTGGTGCAGCCTTAGCTACAGGCTTATCAGAAGGTTTTGAAGCAACCTTTGGCTTAGCTACTTCTTGCTTTTGTGGAGCATTGTCTTTATTTTCTATATAAGATAAAATATCATCTTTCGTAACTCTACCATCCTTACCTGTTCCTGAAATATTCTCTAACTCATCCATAGAAATACCTTCTGTTTGAGCAATATTTCTTACTAATGGAGAGTAAAATTTTCCAGAATCTGAAGTTTTTGCAATTGGTGCAGCTAGAATTTCTGAGGCTTTTTCAATAGTTTTTTCAACTTCAGCAACTTCTTGAGGCTTTATCTCTTCTTTATTTGGTGCAGATGCAGAAGTATTGGCACCAGCATTGTTATTTGCATCTCCTCCTTCTGTTTCTATAACTGCAATAGTTTCTCCTACTGCAACAACCTCATCTTTCTCAAATAAAATTTCAACTAAAGTTCCTTCAACTTCAGAAGGTACTTCAGAATCTACTTTATCCGTAGCAATTTCAACAACAGCTTCATCCAATTCAATAGTATCTCCTACCTCTTTTAACCAAGAAGTAATTGTTGCTTCTGCAACACTTTCTCCCATTTTTGGTAACTTTAATTCAAATCTTGCCATTCCTGTTTATTTTTTGGATTGCAAAAATACGAAAAAAGGAACAGAAATTCACAAAAATTCGGATTGAAAATAATTTACAATAACCAGGTTTTATTAAATTATTAACAAAATAACGTTAAATCATTAAATTATCTTTAGTGTAAGCGTATAAAACAGCCTATTAATTACAGAATAATCAATGAAACTAAACCCAATCTTTAGGATTTGCTAAAACTTTTAGTAGTTTTTCTTCTGGTGAATTTTCTTCTGGATGATGATTGTACTTCCATTGTACAACAGGAGGCAAACTCATTAAAATACTTTCTATTCGTCCATTTGTTTTTAAACCGAATAAAGTTCCTCGATCATGAACAAGATTAAATTCTACATACCTACCTCTTCTCACCTCTTGCCAGTCTTTGTGATCTTGAGTATATGTTGAGTTTTTTCTTTTTTCTACTATTGGCACATAACTATCTAAAAAACTATCACCTATTTCTGTAACGAAATTGTATCTGTCTTCAATTGTAAATTGTTCTGTATGCTTTAAATAATCAAAAAACAAACCTCCAATACCTCTGGCTTCATTTCTATGCGTATTCCAAAAATATTCATCACATGTTTTCTTAAACTTCGGATAAAATTCAGAATGATGTTTGTCACAAGCATTTTTACATACATTATGAAAATGGGTAGCATCTTCATCAAATAGATAATAAGGTGTTAAATCTTGACCACCACCAAACCATTGGGTAACAATATCTCCAGTTGAATTATACATTTCAAAATAACGCCAATTTGCATGCACAGTTGGCACAAAAGGGTTTTTAGGATGCAAAACCAAACTTAAACCGCAAGCAAAAAAATTACCTTCTTTGACTTTAAATTGATTTCTTAGCACTTCTGGCAATTCACCATGCACTGCAGAAATGTTTACACCTCCTTTTTCAAAAACGGCTCCATTTTCTATAACTCTGGTTCTTCCTCCTCCACCTTCTTTGCGATCCCAAAGGTCTTCTTTAAACTTTGCAGAACCATCCACCTCTTCTAACTTAGAGGTAATTGAATCTTGTAAATTCTCTATATAAGCATAAAACTTATCTTTCATAAACCAAGTTATTTTTTTCGTGCATTAATTGCACCGTTTTTTTCGAAGCTGCTGTTACAGAAAGTGGTAAAACAATGATTATACCAACAATTGGTATTAATAAAAATAGCATAAACACTATTCCATTACCTATAACATAACCTTTATTTCTGCTTACAAATTGTACACTTTCTTTATAGTTTAAATGACGTTCTAAGGTATAATCCATATTTCCAAAACCAGCATAGTAAGCCTGAACTATAAATAGTAAAATGGTTGAGAAAATATTAACAACAGGAATAAATTTTAGAACCAAAATAGGAACTGTTATAATTAATTCTTTGAATAGGTTTCGAATATTTATTCGAATTCCCCTTAGTAACTGTTCTGTATTTGAAGTTTTTCTGTGCAAATGCGAAACATCACCATAAAAATGTTTCTCAATTTTTTCTGAAACAGGACTCATAAATGGCGCAGACAAAGCCATTATAATGTGTTTGTATAAAATTAAACCTATGATTAAAACAATTAAGCCACCAATAAAATTACTGATAGAAGAAAAAACTTCTTTTCCCCAATCCCAAATCCAGACTTTGGAAATATGAACACCAACATTGTCTGATAAAACATAAGCCTCTACACCAATTAAGATTGCTGTGCAAAAACTAATCAACATAGGTATTATAAAATATTTCCAAAGTTTTAAATCTGACATCAGTTTAAAAACTCCTGCATATTCTTTAATACCTAAAATGATGTTTTGAATCATTATTCTTACTCTGCTTTGTATTCTTTTACAGCATCTACAAATGCTTTTGCATTTTCAACAGGAATGTTTGGTAAAATTCCATGTCCTAAATTTACAATGTATTTGTCTTTCCCAAATTCATTAATCATTTGGGTTACCATTTTTTTAATTTCTGATGGTGAAGAAAATAATCTGGAAGGGTCAAAATTACCTTGTAATGTAATTTGACCTCCAGATAAATATCTTGCATTTTTTGCAGAACATGTCCAATCTACACCTAAAGCTGAAGCTCCTGATTTAGCCATATCACTTAAAGCAAACCAACAACCTTTACCAAAAGCAATTACTGGTGCATCATCTTTTAAGGCATCAATAATTTGTTGCATGTATTGCCAAGAAAATTCTTGATAGTCTACAGGAGATAACATACCACCCCAAGAATCAAATACTTGCACAGCATTTACACCTGCTTTTACTTTTTCTTTTAAATAAGCAATAGTAGTATCTGTAATTTTTTGTAGTAATGTATGTGCCACAATTGGGTTTGTAAAGCACAATTCTTTGGCTTTATCAAAGTTTTTAGAACCTTGACCTTGTACACAATAACACAAAATTGTCCAAGGTGAGCCTGCAAAACCAATTAACGGAATTTCATCATTCAGTTTTTCTTTGGTTGCTTTAATAGCATCCATTACATAACCCAAAGAATCTTGAATATCAGGAATAATTACTGAATCTAAATCTTTTTGCGAACGAATTGGATTTGGTAAATACGGCCCAAAATTTGGTTTCATTTCCACTTCTATATTCATAGCTTGTGGAATCACCAAAATATCTGAGAATAAAATTGCAGCATCCATACCATACCTTCTGATAGGTTGTACTGTTATTTCTGAGGCTAATTCTGGAGTTTGGCATCTTGTAAAGAAATCGTATTTCTTTTTGATTTCCATAAACTCAGGCAAATATCTTCCTGCTTGTCTCATCATCCAAACTGGAGGTCTATCTACAGTTTCACCTTTTAACGCTCTTAAAAATAAATCGTTTTTTATCATCTTATAGCTTTTGGCTATTAGCTTTTAGCTTTTGGCTTTGGCTTTTAGCTATTCTTTATTGTATTTATTAATCCGTTTATCACTTTACCTTCTTCAGCAATTAATTCAAAAATAGGGGTTAATTCTTCTAAACGAATCAAACCTAATTCCTGAATAATTATTAACTGTGTTTCAACTTCAAAAAGTGAACCTATTGATATTTCTAAAAATCTTTTAAACTCAACTTCACTATTTCTACTTGAACCCTCAGCTATATTTGATGGAATAGAAACAGCTGCTCTTGTAATTTGACTTTTTAATCCAAATTTTTCATCATCAGGCAACTTCTTAGCAACTTTATAAATCTCTTTGACAATAATAATGCCTTGACTCCAAATCTTAAGTTTTCTAAAATTTCTCACTGTTTATCACTAAAAGCAAATAGCTAAAAGCTATCTGCTACTTTTTTCATTGCTTTGTCAGTAGCATTCGCTATTATTTTAATATCCTTATCTGAGATTGCTGAATTTAAAAACCAAGCTTCAAATTGACTTGGAGGTAAAAAGACTCCGTTTTTAATCATTTCCCAAAAGAAAACTGCAAACTTTTGGGTGTCTGAAGTTTGAGCTTCGTTAAAATTAGTGACTTTACTTTTTGTGAAGAAAGGGTTCATCATTGAACCAAATCTATTCACAACTAAATCTACATTATATTTTTTAGCAGATTCTAAAAGAATCACCTCTAAAATAGCACCAATTTCCTCGAATTTATCATAAG contains the following coding sequences:
- a CDS encoding acyl-CoA thioesterase, producing the protein MAELKKEFKQIGESQINITELMLPSHSNFSGKIHGGHILNLMDQIAFACASKHSGNYCVTASVNKVDFLNPIEVGELLTMKASINFTGRTSMVVGVRVISENIRTGETKHCNSSYFTMVAKDDEGKSVPVPGIILTTKKEIRRFARSIIRQQEGRNRTSRFNTKTFKIDDYLPLFENSNSKIELKNK
- a CDS encoding four helix bundle protein: MRNFRKLKIWSQGIIIVKEIYKVAKKLPDDEKFGLKSQITRAAVSIPSNIAEGSSRNSEVEFKRFLEISIGSLFEVETQLIIIQELGLIRLEELTPIFELIAEEGKVINGLINTIKNS
- a CDS encoding dihydrolipoamide acetyltransferase family protein — translated: MARFELKLPKMGESVAEATITSWLKEVGDTIELDEAVVEIATDKVDSEVPSEVEGTLVEILFEKDEVVAVGETIAVIETEGGDANNNAGANTSASAPNKEEIKPQEVAEVEKTIEKASEILAAPIAKTSDSGKFYSPLVRNIAQTEGISMDELENISGTGKDGRVTKDDILSYIENKDNAPQKQEVAKPKVASKPSDKPVAKAAPVSVNGEDEIIEMSRMGKLISKHMVDSVQTSAHVQSFIEIDVTNIVKWRSKVKDAYFKREGEKLTFTPILMQAVASTIKKYPLINIAVDGDKIIKKKNINLGMAAALPDGNLIVPVIKNADQLNLVGMTKSVNDLANRARNNALKPDEIQGGTYTVTNVGSFGSVMGTPIINQPQVAILALGAIRKVPAVIETPEGDFIGIRQKMFVSHSYDHRVVNGALGGMFIKTLKETLEAWDVNQDF
- the hemF gene encoding oxygen-dependent coproporphyrinogen oxidase produces the protein MKDKFYAYIENLQDSITSKLEEVDGSAKFKEDLWDRKEGGGGRTRVIENGAVFEKGGVNISAVHGELPEVLRNQFKVKEGNFFACGLSLVLHPKNPFVPTVHANWRYFEMYNSTGDIVTQWFGGGQDLTPYYLFDEDATHFHNVCKNACDKHHSEFYPKFKKTCDEYFWNTHRNEARGIGGLFFDYLKHTEQFTIEDRYNFVTEIGDSFLDSYVPIVEKRKNSTYTQDHKDWQEVRRGRYVEFNLVHDRGTLFGLKTNGRIESILMSLPPVVQWKYNHHPEENSPEEKLLKVLANPKDWV
- the hemE gene encoding uroporphyrinogen decarboxylase codes for the protein MIKNDLFLRALKGETVDRPPVWMMRQAGRYLPEFMEIKKKYDFFTRCQTPELASEITVQPIRRYGMDAAILFSDILVIPQAMNIEVEMKPNFGPYLPNPIRSQKDLDSVIIPDIQDSLGYVMDAIKATKEKLNDEIPLIGFAGSPWTILCYCVQGQGSKNFDKAKELCFTNPIVAHTLLQKITDTTIAYLKEKVKAGVNAVQVFDSWGGMLSPVDYQEFSWQYMQQIIDALKDDAPVIAFGKGCWFALSDMAKSGASALGVDWTCSAKNARYLSGGQITLQGNFDPSRLFSSPSEIKKMVTQMINEFGKDKYIVNLGHGILPNIPVENAKAFVDAVKEYKAE
- a CDS encoding GlmU family protein, with the protein product MNYILFDGSVRNALLPFTFTKPVADLRIGILTIREKWEKYLGLTTTTITEEYLEEKYPMVELEENILINASFCPTESLVNQIQNLGKNEAIFKGDDVIAFHTSDKQEEVDFNDYKQIDFNEDVLQIKNTWDIFSLNDKAIAQDFELVTKDRTSQPIPEGVQYINKENIFIEEGAKLTFATLNATNGPIYIGKNAEIMEGCVVRGALAMCENSVLKLSAKIYGATTLGPYCKVGGEVNNSVLMGYSNKGHDGFLGNSVLGEWCNLGADTNNSNLKNNYAEVKLWDYETGRFAKTGLQFCGLMMGDHSKCGINTMFNTGTVIGVSSNIFGSGFPRNFVPSFSWGGASGFTEYKTNKVFEVADVVMKRRNLTFDAVEQRILENVFEETKKYRNY
- a CDS encoding EI24 domain-containing protein, whose amino-acid sequence is MIQNIILGIKEYAGVFKLMSDLKLWKYFIIPMLISFCTAILIGVEAYVLSDNVGVHISKVWIWDWGKEVFSSISNFIGGLIVLIIGLILYKHIIMALSAPFMSPVSEKIEKHFYGDVSHLHRKTSNTEQLLRGIRINIRNLFKELIITVPILVLKFIPVVNIFSTILLFIVQAYYAGFGNMDYTLERHLNYKESVQFVSRNKGYVIGNGIVFMLFLLIPIVGIIIVLPLSVTAASKKTVQLMHEKNNLVYER
- a CDS encoding choice-of-anchor V domain-containing protein gives rise to the protein MNKNYIFKFILLAIPVSAFLLMSSSGGRNDARSGSPGDGGASCVTCHPGAVTDASAVITSNIPAAGYALDTDYTITINTTSSSSSVGFQLTAENSSDTKIGAFTAGSGSRIINSGASITHSTPSSSGDWSFTWRSPSTDLGAVTFYSAVNASAGQGSFSGNDQVVLVNTQAASLSISDAQRIDFAMYPNPATDILNIELPEISEKVTVEFYDQIGKLAYTQNLDANSKTINVRDLATGIYILKVIADNKIGTQKFIKQ
- a CDS encoding head GIN domain-containing protein, with product MLKKITIALFIAAFSFSTNAQNWWGNSKKVKGNGNVITVDRTTSNYDGIAIGGSFDVILMKGKEGNISIEGEENLIPYIQTEVKRGTLQIKFDKNINVRTTRRLTVTVTYDDIEMVSLGGSGNIKSKGTIKTNEFKVSIGGSGNISLDIEADEISSNIGGSGNIKLSGYANELNCSIAGSGSIKAYELKVDVLNASIAGSGSITTTVANKIKANVVGSGSIYYKGNPSDISKKSVGSGSVINRN